CTTGTTGGCGAGCGAGGTTCTCCTAGCCGTAGAGTACACCGGGCTGGAGCCTTTTATCGGTTTTCTCCATAAGGATTCGTCTAGGAGACCTGCGTTGGTCATGGACCTTATGGAGGAGTTTAGGCAGCCTGTCGTGGATAGGGTTATCCTACGTCTTCTGCGTAGTGTCGACCCGGGTCGACTGGTCGAGGATGAAAGGTTGACTAGGAAAGGTAGGTTTGAGCTTGTTAAGGCCTTTTACGGTAGGCTTGACGAGCGTTTTACCTTCCGGAACCGTTGTCTACCGATCGGCGACCATATTCTTCTCCAAGCTCGGCGGCTTGCCATGTTTCTTCTTGATAAAGCTCCGTCTTACGACCCGTTTGTGGGGAGGTGAACCTGGATGCATACGCTTGTGATCTACGATATCCCTGACGACGGTGTCAGGGTTAGGGTCAGCGACTTGTGCAAGCGTTTCGGTCTGGCCAGGATTCAGAAGAGTGCTTTCCTAGGCGACTTGTCGAGCTCGGTTAGGAAGGAGCTTGTGGCGGCTTTGAGGAGGGTCCTAGGGGAGCGAGACGGTAACATCCAGGTGTTCGTCATCTGTAGGGCCGACCTCTCGCTGAGGACGGTCATAGGTAAGCCTTTCCACGAGTATACATCTGAGGCCGGTGACCTGTTTGTCTAAGCCTTACGATGGGGATGAGCTTATACCTGTGACCTGGGTCAAGCAGTTTCACTACTGTCCTAGGATCGTGTATTTCCTCGGGGTCCTCGGCGTCCAGGAGCGGGTGACCGAGAGTATGGCCGAGGGCAAGGCTATGCATGCGGCGGAGGATTCGCGGGAAGCCCGGCGGCTGACGCTGGGTGGGGGTAGAAGGCTTAGGGTT
The DNA window shown above is from Candidatus Bathyarchaeota archaeon and carries:
- the cas2 gene encoding CRISPR-associated endonuclease Cas2; its protein translation is MHTLVIYDIPDDGVRVRVSDLCKRFGLARIQKSAFLGDLSSSVRKELVAALRRVLGERDGNIQVFVICRADLSLRTVIGKPFHEYTSEAGDLFV